DNA sequence from the Diorhabda sublineata isolate icDioSubl1.1 chromosome 6, icDioSubl1.1, whole genome shotgun sequence genome:
ttcataatatatagTTTTATGTACCATTTGCTTCCAAAtgcttataaaaactaaaaaacaaacatgaaaatatctaaataaagatacaaatacaataaaatctcaatataaacaataaaaccataattagtaacaaaattatagataatattaTCAGATAATAATTAGTGTAGAGCAAAATTAAACTAGTACGCAGCATATcaggaattgaatattattattagaatagaagttgtTCAAAAGAAgatcaattggcaagtgattgtgcattgtttttgcattgtaaaatattgagcccttaactgtgcttacgaattaggcaaacggattcaaggATTAATAGGGAAGGAAGAGtctgaatttttaatcttttaaagtcCCTGCTGTTTAGTTCGAGTAAAAATTTAGCAGCTCTATTTTGTAGTTCGAAGATTCGCTCatattgagtcgcaccacacgtactcCAGAAGGGAAGGGTTAAAATATGATACTGACTTATATATCTCTTTGTCGGATTTGATTCTTAGTTGCTTCAGCAACTGCTTAACCTagaatcaatttatttgaaatttcacatgaagtttttctaacaattattTGTTGTAAAAGTTTGCTTCTCATCCTGATattgttattagaaaaaaagtgCCTACAAATAACGgtatatataagaattttataAGTTCAACGTCCAAACATTTATCAGGTGGCATTaggaaactttttattttattgtgtaaATCTTATATCTCATCCGTCTTTAAATGTATATGATTCACCTAATGGGTTTCGATTTGGTAGactcaacaaaactaaaattttcacaataacaagattgatataataaaaaaaaagaaagaaagcagcatttttataatttctcgATAGCAAATATAGaactaaactaaataaaatcaactaaacaaattttcaatttaatttcaattgtgaGTGGATATCAAAAGAGCAAAGTTGGCCAATCGTGATTCCatccaattttaatttttgaaatatacagcACATGAACCAatcaattctcaaaaaatttatttaggaAACTTCGCAGtagtaaaaaacatttttgtgttatagttatttattcgaatatataaattattacgctatttatttattattgttattacaGTCGTAATACGATCAAAACTAATTCAGTATTAGTGCTAAATCGTCAGCGAACGCAAAGGTTGTGGAATCTCTTGCTAGTTCCATCGTTTCATAATTTTGGGCCTGGTACAAAACCTTCAGGAACACTTGGGtctatttcaagtttttccttgtcctCTAGGAGTATCTTTTTTGACTTGATACTAAGTTGACCACGTATTTAGAGATGTGTCTTTATCGAAGTTTAGTTATGATCAATTTATAACTCACAGCATGAATTcttgaaaccaaataaatttattttcgtgGATCCCGCTTACAATTTTGGATCCTGTCGAGTCTTCCTCTTGGTCCACTTTGAGAATTACGACTCCACGTGGATATGGAttcacagagattgaacacccaccatatagccctgatctggccaCGTCAGATTACTTCTTTCCGTAAATCCGAAGGCCGAATTAAGGGATAAAAGATTTAACagcgacgatgaaattaaacaaagtACCTGCATTTTATTCTACGTCGCATTAATTTACCTTCTAGTTCTAATTTGTATCTAATGGGCTCTTTTGGTGTTCCCATGCATCTACGAAGGTATCTACGAAGATAATTTTTGGCACAATTGATGGCGTCATAGATGTAGCACAGGATTTTGATTTATCCGTCACcaattctgtaatttttttatgaaaataaacctAAAGTTTCTATATAAATGCGAAAATATTGGGGAATGGATTTCCCGtatcaaatatgattttttgtaattttcttaaCATCCCTTTCACATTTTCCGCAATCGAAAATTTTTCTCGAATTCActgtataattaaaaacatCTGTTAAccttgaagttttttatttctcgAACAGATTCGGTAAAAATATAACGTCTCGCATTTATCGCATTCCAAAACTTTCGACAACAAACTTTTCATATGACTTTCCATCTTATAATTATATTGGAAGTGATTAGTTTCTGCGACAGCCCAAAGGATTTTTAAATGAGTCACAATCGCTCTAGGATATACGTCTCCTGAAGGGAATTCTCCGTCTAGCCGGTCGGTTTCGGCTCCGcgaaaaataggaaatatgaTACATTTCATGCGAATAGCCTTGTAACAACGCAAACAATATTAACCTGCCACACCATCGGCTGGCTATAGTTGAAAATTTGGTGGAGTTGCGACGCCAGGGACGGACCTCGCACATTAATTTACTCTGTAATGTGGAATAAGCTCAaatttttttgctgataagcATTCAATAGACTTTCTAATGTGATTTCGTTTCATCTCAATCATTGCTTCCATGGGTGTGCTCGATGGTGTTTATTAATTGGCAATACATACAATTTTCGGTAACAAAAATTGGCTTAGGAAGTAGTCAGTTGTTCgatgtttttctttctttcttacCACGTTTCGAAACTTTTTTCACTGGCTgtcctttttcttttcttttgttcgTCTTCAGTGTTATCAGGAATGTAATTTCTTTCGGTAATCATCAGGTCTTTCGGTGTGATTCCCGTCATTACCTGCAGTGCAACTCCCGAGGTTGTTCTGTACGCAAACGCTTCCCGAAAAAGTGAGTTTCTTTGTGATCGACTCAGTATTGTATTGATTCCTCATCACCAGTTGTTATTTAATGTCAATTTCTGTCAATTGGGGTCTTTGTACATGTTGATAAACCTTGCTTGCCTaggatttttaattgaattgtcTTCTCAGACTTTTTAAAGAATCAGATTTAGTCGGTGACAAAAATTGGCTTAGGAAGTAGTCAGTTGTTCGATGTTTTTCATTCTTTCTTACCACGTTTTGAAAGGTTTTTCACTGGCTgtcctttttcttttcttttgttcgTCTTCAGTGTTATCAGGAATGTAATTTCTTTCGGTAATCATCAGGTCTTTCGGTGTGATTCCCGTCATTACCTGCAGTGCAACTCCCGAGGTTGTTCTGTACGCAAACGCTTCCCGAAAAAGTGAGTTTCTTTGTGATCGACTCAGTATTGTATTGATTCCTCATCACCAGTTGTTATTTAATGTCAATTTCTGTCAATTGGGGTCTTTGTACATGTTGATAAACCTTGCTTGCCTaggatttttaattgaattgtcTTCTCAGACTTTTTAAAGAATCAGATTTAGTCGGTGACAAAAATTGGCTTAGGAAGTAGTCAGTTGTTCGATGTTTTTCATTCTTTCTTACCACGTTTTGAAAGGTTTTTCACTGGCTgtcctttttcttttcttttgttcgTCTTCAGTGTTATCAGGAATGTAATTTCTTTCGGTAATCATCAGGTCTTTCGGTGTGATTCCCGTCATTACCTGCAGTGCAACTCCCGAGGTTGTTCTGTACGCTAACGCTTCCCGAAAAAGTGAGTTTCTTTGTGATCGACTCAGTATTGTATTGATTCCTCATCATCAGTTGTTATTTAATGTCAATTTCTGTCAATTGGAGTCTTTGTACATGTTGATAAACCTTGCCTAGGATTTTTAATCGATTGTCTTGTCAGACTTTTTAAAGAATCAGATTTagtcaaattataatttataatatagtttttcatctgttatttaaaatattttaatctcgAAGGAATTATTGTCTAAAGTGGTAGATGATTGCTAtgttattagttatttttttaagttgttTGGTTTTAGTTCGTCTGATAGTTCTTCTAGTGGTGCTGGTGGTTCTTCAGTTAGTACTGGTAAGATTTCagcattttttttgttaaatttagtTTCACTAGATTGTTCTATTgttcaaaaaagtttatttaggaatttataaactataaaacaGTATTTCGGAAGGTAGATATTGACTCGAGAATAAATAAACGATTAAGTTTTTGTAAAATACGGGGTAGATCAACCGTTTTTTGTCCTCAAGACCACCGAGGAAAAATTTTAGGTATCAAAAGAGATGTTCCTGGAAGCAATAAGATCATCAAATACTTTCCTGCCAAATTCTTGTAAGAATTTTTTGTCACGATCGCAAAGTACAGTCGGGTATTATCGTGGACAAAAATAAAACCTTTTGAAAGCAATCCTCGGTGCTTGTTCTGTATTTTGCGGCGTTATTTCTTGATGGTTTCCCAGTAAACATGTGCATTGGCCTTGTGGTAAGActtaaataaacttttctacCCCAAAAAACGGTTTTCACGTGTTTTTGAGGTGTCAAGATTCGGTTAGACTTAACTTCCGTTGGAAACGAAATGTACCTGCATTAAATTGATTGCTGTGCTTGTTTTGTATTTTGCGGCGTTATTTCTTGATGGTTTCGCAGTAAACATGTGCATTGGCCTTGTGGTAAGActtaaataaacttttctacCCCAAAAAACGGTTTTCACGTGTTTTTGAGGTGTCAAGATTCGGTTAGACTTAACTTCCGTTGGAAACGAAATGTACCTGCATTAAATTGATTGCTGTGCTTGTTTTGTATTTTGCGGCGTTATTTCTTGATGGTTTCGCAGTAAACATGTGCATTGGCCTTGTGGTAAGActtaaataaacttttctacCCCAAAAAACGGTTTTCACGTGTTTTTGAGGTGTCAAGATTCGGTTAGACTTAACTTCCGTTGGAAACGAAATGTACCTGCATTACATTGATTGCTGTTTAGTTTTTGAAATGCAGTACGATGTCTGTGATTGGGAAGGCTCTAGGGTCCGCACCGAATTTTGTGTCTATGAATTTAATTGTTAGTTTTTCTGGAAGCAGCGAGTGAAAAAATGGACTATACTGAATCTGTAATATCTGTGGTGGTTTACTgggttttaataataaaaaacatggaatatactaaaaattaatttatttacaaatcatATCACATGGGGCAAGacgtaaataaattattaataaattaaagtgaACATTCAATCGTCTAATAAAAATTCTACaagtaaaaaatttctatacgatacaaaataaatagtaatgAAACGAAtatgagaaataaataaaataataaataaaatggaatgatacggatcaaaatttcgaaaatttttatcaaaaatagagaaTACAAAAAAGCAATGTCATATTAGGACAGTCCTTTAAAGAGGTAGCTATTCACCACGTGTTTTTGACAGATTTTTAATGTATTCTGTACAGCAAATCACAACTTGCGAGACTGATTTTTCCTCAGTAAATCGTCATtgaaaacacatttaaaattcAGTCTCTTATGGAATAATAATACTTGTTCAATATATCAcaatatataatacaatatcAATGGTTAAAAAGCcatagattttattaaaataatacatatatttataccGACCTCTTTCGCTTATATCTCGAACCaaaattgggaaaaatatttattttgattcgtGATAAATGCTGtaggtaaaaaattattttcaaaaaacgaaaaaggtTTGTcgaaaattcactaaaatagaaaaagtcTTGATACGTACGCAGCCGaatattatctaataataaataaataaattactacAGTAATATCACAGAAATATACGCACTGAGATTTCATAGGACATTCCGCTATGGGTATTATCTAAGAGGCACTTTGTTGTTTAGTCCTTTTATGttttaacaaattcttcttcccgcgatttttatttttcgtttgttttttattttcttttccaccGAAAACTTTCCTTTTCTTCTGTCTTAAAATCCTCCTACTttgtttgaagaattttttcatttttttgaaaaaatctacgTCGACGTCCTGAAGTTCAGTCAGACTGTTTAATTTGTAACTGCATCCGTGAGACATACTTCTACGGATCTGTTTGATCGCCCGCATCGATTTCGGTTTAATGGGTTCGAACTTGGTTAAAGTGTCATTAAATTCGCACATGACGCTTTTCAAATTAGCCTCTACTTCTTCGTACATCGATTTCCTCAATGCCGTATTATATTTTACATCGGTTTCTACTCGAATTGCTGAGATTTTATGCACCAGCTTCGCCAACTCCACCATACTTTCATAAAATATGTGACTCgtctgtaacaaaaaaaaaaataaaaattcatttcgtTATTTACACTGtgagcaataaataaaaagcaagAGATAggtttgagaataaaaaaaccGGGAACGGATTTACCAGGTTTTAGTAAATCAGCAACATTGACCATCTACGAGGTGGAATTTATGAAAGGGTTCTACTTGGCTGTTTAATACTGATTCATGAGTGTTTTTGGGAAGGAAATCATTCAAACGACTCGTAATGAGCGGTCAATACCGGCCTTAATGAGACAGACGACTTATATGCAGATTTCGAGACCTTTTCATCAAAGCCTTTGGTGGAAATTTTGAGGTAGTAATCGTATGCTCCGGATATTGGGATGGTTGATGTTGATGGCTTGGGTTTTTTTAGAATTGAGAGTCACCCTTCGAGAACTGATTCAGGAGATTTTGGTACTTGTTGAGGCACAGAAAACAGTCCACTGCGATATTTTCTAGTATTGATTAGATTTTATTGGAGAGATCATCTTAATTGAGAAATTGGAAGCAGAGCCTTCATTCTATGGTTTGCGATATCCCCTGATTTAATgcatctgattttttttttgagttatttaaaGGCGAAATTTGTAGAACAAAACCTGGTGAGTTTAAAGGCTAATTCGTATTTAGAACCCAAACAATTCAGTTTAAAGGTtcattgaaaaagtatatttttatataagaaagCAGAAAGAAGAAAAGccatatgaaaattttaataatgtaagAGTTTATTTCGCACATTTTGTTTACTTGAAACAAACTTAACCTTGTTCAAAATCCATATTTCACTGACAAGTGGAAACAGGTAAAAACTTAGACTGACGGAATGAGACttgaagataaaacaaataccaaaaaaaaaaaaattctgactagaaatttccaataaataagaTCGAAAAATTGAGTAACGCGAAATCAGTACGGATAAGGGGTTTCAGAAGCTTGAAATGgtttaaaaattagaattttcgcaatattattaacaaaattggctcaattgtaaattaaattgattagaatttattatttggAAGCTGTCTAGaagatattgtgaaaattggtGAATTATCTAAATTTTAAAGAAGGTTTTGCTctaattttctgatatttttttaattaacccataaatataaaagaaaatcttgttactaataaaaatagaatcaatTAACTAACCTGACTGAAGTTACTCGATTTTGTCATCAAACGTAATACGGGATTCACTTTCGGacaatttttagtttgattGCTATCAGCATTCtgcaaaaaaaaaaagaaatgatcagTACAATCGCCTTTCCAAATCACATTTTACTAATATTCTTTTCCGCGTTAATTTATGTACAAAGTGCAATGTCGATAACAGCGATAAAAAAACCACGAAAACGTCGCCGTTAtgcgagaaaaaaatttattctaataatcaATTCTTGTAAATACCGCAGCAATAAACATGTTAATCATGTTAACGTAACCTTAATTAAGATAGGTCgctaaaatttcaaagaataacTCCGATGTTTGCGTTTCATAGAACACctatttattgaaacaataaattCCCAGTAATGATTTACTTACATGTGGGTAAATTGCTTTCAACTTTTTATTCACTCCAGTCTCcagcattttaataaatattctgagTTGATTTTCGGCCGGGCTTCTTCCGTGCCTCAAAAGGACTGTTTGTATACTGCAAGGATTCGTCCACCATTGCGGTTCGGTCGCAGGAGCTGTCATTGTACTAGATATACTTGACAATACAACTGCTATGCTCAAAATGAACGATAAGTTAtctagaaaagaaaaataacgtTTACCGATATTGTCGATAAATTTTAGGTGGATTAACGTTTGATAAGTGATAAAATAATCGTAGTCCTAGCAATATACACCCTGGAATCAATAATTTGCGTCAAATCTAATCCAGACACACCAATTTGCAATAGCCATTGAAATttgttgatggaaaattaaaGCTCATACTTTTGAGAGcctaaaaatatcaataatcatcttttttttttgatctaAGTAcgtcaaaatgatattttaggtGGATTAACGTCCGATAAGTGATAAAATAATCGAAGTCCTAGCAATGTACACCCTGGAATCAATCATTTGCGTCAAATTTAATCCAGACACACCAATTTGCAATAGCCATTGAAATTTGTTGGTGGAAAATTAAAGCTCATACTTTTGAGAGgctaaaaatatcaataatcatCTCTTTTTTTGATCTAAGTAcgtcaaaatgatattttaggtGGATTAACGTTCGATAAGTGATAAAATAATCGTAGTCCTAGCAATGTACACCCTGGAATCAATCATTTGCGTCAAATTTAATCCAGACACACCAATTTGCAATAGcctttgaaatttttgatggaaaattaaAGCTCATACTTTTGAGAGGCTAAAAACATCAataatcatctttttttttttttgatctaaGTAcgtcaaaatgatattttaggtGGATTAACGTTCGATAAGTGATAAAATAATCGTAGTCCTAGCAATTTACACCCTGGAATCAATCATTTGCGTCAAATCTAATCCAGACACACCAATTTGCAATAGCCAttgaaatttgttgattgaaaattaaagcTCATACTTTTGAGAGgctaaaaatatcaataatcatCTCTTTTTTTGATCTATGTAcgtcaaaatgatattttaggtGGATTAACGTTCGATAAGTGATAAAATAATCGTAGTCCTAGCAATGTACACCCTGGAATCAATCATTTGCGTCAAATTTAATCCAGACACACCAATTTGCAATAGCCAttgaaatttgttgattgaaaattaaagcTCATACTTTTGAGAGgctaaaaatatcaataatcatctttttttttgaTCTAAGTAcgtcaaaatgatattttaggtGGATTAACGTTCGATAAGTGATAAAATAATCGTAGTCCTAGCAATGTACACCCTGGAATCAATCATTTGCGTCAAATTTATTCCAGACACACCAATTTGCAATAGcctttgaaatttttgatggaaaattaaAGCTCATACTTTTGAGAGgctaaaaatatcaataatcatctttttttttgaTCTAAGTAcgtcaaaatgatattttaggtGGATTAACGTTCGATAAGTGATAAAATAATCGTAGTCCTAGCAATGTACACCCTGGAATCAATCATTTGCGTCAAATTTAATCCAGACACACCAATTTGCAATAGCCATTGAAATttgttgatggaaaattaaaGCTCATACTTTTGAGAGgctaaaaatatcaataatcatctttttttttgaTCTAAGTAcgtcaaaatgatattttaggtGGATTAACGTTCGATAAGTGATAAAATAATCGTAGTCCTAGCAATGTACACCCTGGAATCAATCATTTGCGTCAAATTTAATCCAGACACACCAATTTGCAATAGcctttgaaatttttgatggaaaattaaAGCTCATACTTTTGAGAGGCTAAAAATATCAGTAATCATCTCTTTTTTTGATCTATGTAcgtcaaaatgatttttttgagcaatataaatataaatttcagttatttttaaatcagttgtttattatatgataaaaatgaagcttcactttttatttatagcACCATCTGTGTAACGTATCGGATATTaggatttttaattttgaaaattatagtttataaaaaaaatttttcgtaaaCAAAACCCAGAATTTAAATTTATCACTTTCTATGCTCTAATTGGTTATTTTTTACtagcaaaatttttttacaagataatttttaataagtttagTCGTTCAATAACAGATGGCGTTATTAGTTTCGCCATTTTAGTTTTCTTAAAGTGGTACTACGTTTTTATGAACATGTGCGATTATAGATCGGCACCTTATTCCAATATTCTAAGTCGTAACACAATAATTTAGtacaaaacttaaaaaatatagtgCAGTAATGAAATTAATGGTTTTAGAGGTTTTATCACCAAAACAAAATCACAAACAATTAGTGTAAAGTGTATAaggatttttaattttcaatataaaattaataaacaagtTTTAAATATGATCCTCGTGGAAGACGTTTAAAAAGTGAATCTGCATCAGATGATAAAGCAAACATACGGTATATAATTAAGTAAAATGTAAACATCTCTTGAAGAAATACGAATAATATTTCGGATGAAAATTTAGATTGTAGATGCAAAATACATACGGTTCTCAAAACCATTTAGAGCACTTTTCTTTTAGATAATAAATCCACATATAAAAACTTCACAAgtacattgaaatataaaaaaatatttcaaacaaacttttttttagacAGAAATCGATTAGCAATTCGAATCAGATGAAACGttctatatttcaaaaataaaaaaaattattattattaagtttataataataaatttttgacatttcgcTGACCTTTAAAGAAAGACGTAATTTTATGTTTAACTCCCTCAggtagttttaaatcaaaaccccgatgaaaataaattcaacgtatgaatattcaatttaaaattatacccAAACTTGTAATTTACTATTGATAAGTTTCTCAGGTAGTGTGAGTCATGTTTAAcaagatataattttatttttatatattcgttttaattttttggtagactaatatttaatttttacaacaatttttaaatcagtTCATTATGATGATTAATTAgggtattttataaaatttttgtttattatgagTATAAAAAGATCGAACAAAAATcgtggatattttttttaaataatctttttttatttaccgATTAAATagtataatgattttttttataagttattGTCGTTAAtttatctaatatatatattttttttaattcggaagtaacaaattaatttttaattatatttattttgaataaataatttatatgcaGAAAAACCGTTTACTtactaaatgaattaaaaaatagcaTTATTTTTCCCGCACCACAAATTCCGTACCGCACAAATAAAGTCATTTCCACGGAACATGAGTAAACTAAAATCACTCTCACCTAAACACCAAATATTGGCGACTTGTTAGCAAGCTAAATGTCTGACTAAGACTAAACCGCACCAGTTGAGTGGACATCCAACATGAGGT
Encoded proteins:
- the LOC130445393 gene encoding uncharacterized protein LOC130445393 isoform X3, encoding MTLFVRYGICGAGKIMLFFNSFNNLSFILSIAVVLSSISSTMTAPATEPQWWTNPCSIQTVLLRHGRSPAENQLRIFIKMLETGVNKKLKAIYPHTSHIFYESMVELAKLVHKISAIRVETDVKYNTALRKSMYEEVEANLKSVMCEFNDTLTKFEPIKPKSMRAIKQIRRSMSHGCSYKLNSLTELQDVDVDFFKKMKKFFKQSRRILRQKKRKVFGGKENKKQTKNKNRGKKNLLKHKRTKQQSAS
- the LOC130445393 gene encoding uncharacterized protein LOC130445393 isoform X2, which encodes MAVWLKSNKDNLSFILSIAVVLSSISSTMTAPATEPQWWTNPCSIQTVLLRHGRSPAENQLRIFIKMLETGVNKKLKAIYPHNADSNQTKNCPKVNPVLRLMTKSSNFSQTSHIFYESMVELAKLVHKISAIRVETDVKYNTALRKSMYEEVEANLKSVMCEFNDTLTKFEPIKPKSMRAIKQIRRSMSHGCSYKLNSLTELQDVDVDFFKKMKKFFKQSRRILRQKKRKVFGGKENKKQTKNKNRGKKNLLKHKRTKQQSAS
- the LOC130445393 gene encoding uncharacterized protein LOC130445393 isoform X1 — protein: MTLFVRYGICGAGKIMLFFNSFNNLSFILSIAVVLSSISSTMTAPATEPQWWTNPCSIQTVLLRHGRSPAENQLRIFIKMLETGVNKKLKAIYPHNADSNQTKNCPKVNPVLRLMTKSSNFSQTSHIFYESMVELAKLVHKISAIRVETDVKYNTALRKSMYEEVEANLKSVMCEFNDTLTKFEPIKPKSMRAIKQIRRSMSHGCSYKLNSLTELQDVDVDFFKKMKKFFKQSRRILRQKKRKVFGGKENKKQTKNKNRGKKNLLKHKRTKQQSAS